In the genome of Nitrospinota bacterium, the window CGGTCGTTATCCTGCGTGCCGCTCTCGCCTTCGGAGTGGTCGGTGTCGAAGAAGAACTGGCCGTCGTAGCAGAGCGTGGACTCGCCGTCTTTGATAAGCTGGGAGACGAGCTTGTTGGGGTGGACCTTCGCCCGCTCGGCCAGGTCCTGGACGCGAATCTGAATCGCTCCTATCTGGTCGTCCTTGAAGGCGTTCCTATCGACTGCGATCGTGGACTCCCAGTCTTTGTTGACGATGGTGTACTGGTGGTCGAGCAGCCCCTTGGGCACCCGCTCGTCTTCCCACTCCCGCATGGCGGGGGCGCTTCCGAGCCAGCCGTACTTCTCCTGTGAAGAGCTGCTCGGAACCTCGGTGGCTATCTTCGGCCAGAAGGCCTCGGCCGAATGGTAGGCGCTAAGGAAGTGCGCCTGGAGGCCCTTGGTCACTACAATTGGACTGACAACGTCGCCCATGATTTGTCACCTCCCTTGTGGTTAAGCGTTCAGCAGGGTTTTAAGCTCGTTGATGAGGTCGGCCTCAGGCTGGCCGTAAGTGGCGTCGGCGTTGGCGACCAGAGCCGCAGCTCTTCGCTCGAACGCCGGCTCGATGTCGATCCAACCCTTGGTGGCCGAGACGTATTCTGCGAGACGCCCGGCCATGATGCCGTTGGTGCCGGTGGCGTCGTCGAAGGTCTGGTCGTCCACGACGTACATCATCGAGCCGACCATCGCCTGGGTTATGGAGCTGGCGTCCAAGAGGAAGACGCCCTTCCGATAACACCGGCACTTGACGGCCCCGTCGGCTCCGGCCGAGTTGTCTTTCTTCTCGTAGGCCACGAGGCCGCCTCTAAGGTTCGCCGCATCCGAGGCGGGCACCAGGTAGCCTCCTGAGTCGATGGCTACTAAGGCCCCCTTGTATATTGTGGTTGCCCCCTTCACAGGAATGGCCAGAAGAACGCCATCCTTGCGGTCTGTTTCCCTGTTCTGTGTCAGTGCTGCCATGCTTTACCCTCCTCTCCGCTTCAGGCGTATAATTGGCGCCGAAAAAGGCCTCACCGGCCCGCCTGAGGCGTCCGCCTAAGGCGGTCTAGGCCTCCTGGTGGTGGTGCTCGGAGCGGGCTAACTCCTCCAGGCTCACGCCCATCTTTACGAAGTCGGCCCTGTTCTTCTCATAGAGCCGGACGACGCTCTTTGGAACCCTGATCCGCTCCTCGCCATCCCCGAAGGTCACAACGTCGCTCGAGGCGCCAGCATCGGCGGCGACCTCGCTCAAAGGGACGGCGGAGCCTGCCTTACGCGCCTCGTAGGTTTTCATGAGCCGGGCTCTGGGAGTCGCCTCTTCGCCTTCGTCGAACGTGACCAGACTGGCCTCGTCGTCGGGCAGAGCGAGCAGCGTGATTTTTAGATCCTTGGCCTCGGCCGGGGTGGCCTTGCCCTGGGAAACGAGGCCCTCGCAGAAGGCCGCCACCTCGCGCTCGGCGGCCTCGGCATAAAGCTTCGCGATGCTCTCTTCGAGCTCGGCGGCACTTCGCTCGGCCCTGAAGGCCCGCTCCTTGAAGGTCGCCGCCTCCTGGTCCTTTTCCTTCAATTGCTCCTCGAAGCGTTTGGTGACCTCGGCGACGGTTTCCTCTACGACCTTCGCGACCTCGGCCTCGCCGAGCTTTTCGAGCCTCTCGTTGTTAGTTGTGCCCATCCGGTCCTCCTCCTCGGCTTGTGTAAGCTGCTTAAAATCCACCGTCATAGACGGCCCGCCGCAGCCCTGGCCGCCTGCAGCGGCTGGATGGGGCTCGGCCAACTTAATGGGCTCCAGGCCCTTGACGGCGGGGACCGCCGCTCCGAGCAGCGCGACCCTTTTCAGGTACTTTTTGCCCGTGCCCTGGAAGTCGAGGTAGACCTCGGCGCTTCGGTGCTTGTAGCGGCCCGAGCTGACGAGCTCCTTTAGTTCGGCGGGGACCTGGGATATGCGCGCAACCAGCGTGTCGCCGAGCCTTTTAAGCTCTTTCACCCACCCGTAGGCAGGGCCGCGGTGCTCCTCGCCCGGCGGGGCGTGGTCGAGAACGAGCGGGGCCTCATGTAGCAGTGGGTCGTAGGCCCGAGCAATCTCCTCCAAGTCTTCCATGGTGATCTCCCCCTGCGGGTAGCTGCCCGCCCGGGAGATTTCCAGCTCCACTAAATCTCTCATGGCTCGCCCTCCCTGTAATCGTAGATCGCTCTTTGGCGCTTGGGCGGCCTCTCGGCCAGCGAGGCGCCGGTCCCCTCATGCGGGGCGGGCTCCCGCTCCGAGCCCCCTTGGGGGGATGGGGGCGGCGTCACCAGGGCCTCGCCCTCGGCCGGCGGCGGTATCCTGTAGCGCTCGTAGAAGTAGCGCGAAGAGACCGGCAGGCCGATTCTAATAAGGCGCTCGTCGCGCTCGCTCAGGGCCTGGAGGTCCCCGATCTCCTCTGCGTGAATCTTGAGACGGGGGTATTCGGAAATTCCCGTAAAATTGAAATCGACGAGCCAGGGGATGAGCTGCTCGTTGACGGTGGCCTCGAGCGAGGCGGCGTCGGCCTCGAGGATGTCCTGGCGCACATGGGCGTGGACCATCCCCAAGGCCTGGGTGCCGTGGCGCCCCTCGCCGCTGGTGAGCGTCTGGCCCAGAATGGCCTTCGCAACTTGAGAATCGAGGTACTCGCAAAACTCCTGGTAGGTGTCGACGCTTCCGCTCCGGGTCGCCTCCAGGAGCTCGATGACCATCCCCTGCGGGATGACGACGGCGCTATCGGTCTGGATCGCCTCGCAGGCGCTCAATAGCTCGTCCTGCTTGTCGCTCTTGGTCCCTTCGGGGTACTTGCCGATGGCTGTCGGCATGCCGAACTTCTCGGCGAAGATGACCCAGAACTTGATGACGTTCTTCTTAAACCACCAGTGCCAGTAGACGCTTTTTAAAACCGCCTCGCCGTAGGGGTTCTCGTATCGACCCCCGTGGCGGTGGACGATGAATTTTCGAGGCGGCAGCGCGATCCCCTCATAGGAGCTCTCGGTGGTCAGAAGCCGAAGCTCGCCTCCCGGGCCGAAGACGAACCGGTCCTGCTTTCTGCTCCTTATGTCGCTGATGGCTACCCTGCCTCCCTGCGCCTCCCAAAGAATTTCGCTAACCGAAAAGCCCTTGGGGACGGCGTCGAGGAGGCTATTCAGATCCTCGTCGAATCGGGGCACCTCGGCGAGGGCGAGCCGGACGAAGTCCGCTATCTCAATATCTCTTTGAGACTGCGAGGCGGGGACGATCTCGCGCTCCTTGCTCATGACCCCGAGCCTGCGGGTCTGCAGCAGCGAGGCGATCTGTGGGTCCTTGTCCTCCATCTCGTCGTAGAGGTCGTAGCCCCTGCCGGCAGCCTCGCGCGAGAGCACCTCGTCGGGGTTGGAGAGGATTCTGCCTACAAAGCCGCGCGTGATGTCCCGGCCGGCCGTCGCGATCTCTTCGGCCTCGGGCTTCGCCCCGCCTGAGGCCGATTCCTTGAGCTCAACAACATTCGTCATGTTGCTCTCCTGTACGGACGAGGTTTGACTCTGTCCGCCACACCCCGGGTAGTCGGGGTCGCCAGCCAAGCCGCCTGCGGCACCCCGACACCTTTTCCCATTCGCTAAGAGAGGATTATCAAAGAGCAGGGGGGCTTGTCGTCACGTACTTCCCGTACTTCCTTTACTTCACGAATGGAGAGCGATTTTTTTGTTTTTTATGGTTTTTTGGTGCGGAATCAGCCAAGTAAACGGGTAGTAGGGGGGCCGAAAGCGGCCTTGGCCGCCCGACTACCCGGTATTATGCTGTAGGGACGCCCCTTGTGGGTGTCCGGGCTTTAAGGCGCCGATCCGCCCTTCATACCCTCGGACAGGGTAAGCCCTGTCCCTACAAAGGCACACGACGGTGTAGGGACAGCCTTTAGGCTGTCCGCATGTTAGTAATAATTTCCGCCACCCCGACGTCTTGTAGGCATGGAATCCACTGCTCGGCCCAGAAGAAAATCCCCCCGCCTAGAGGGGTTCGATTATTCCGAATCCCGGTGCTATTTCGTCACCACCTGCACATTTCGGCGGCGTCGGGCGTTCACCGATGCTCGTTTGAATCAGACACTTCTTGCACATCTCCATGAACAGGCCAAGATTCACGGCGTCGTGCTCCACGCCTGGTGTCTGATGACAGATCATCTCCACCTCCTTGTCGAAATGCCGGGTGATGGGCTTTCGCTGTCGGAATGGGTCGGGCGCTTTAAGGGCCACACCAGCCGAAGGGTCCGCGCGATGGGTTTCCGGGGATGGCTTTGGCAGGGGCGGTTCCACGAGCACATTCTCCGTCGGGAGGAAAGCATCGAGCGGTTGGCGGAGTACATCGTCCACAATCCCGTTCGTAAGGGCTTGGTCGAGACGTGGGTTGAATATCCGTGGGCAGGGATGGGCATCGAAGACATCAAAGTGTAGGGACAGCCTTTAGGCTGTCCGGATTTTATGGCAGCGACCTGCCCGTCTAACCCACGGACAGGGTAAACCCTGTCCCTACACGAGCACAAGACCATGTAAGGACGCTCCTTGTCGGTGTCCGGCCTTTAGGGCATTAAGGTCTGCTAGGTGGTATCGGGGTCAGGGGGTCGCAAGCGACCTTTGGTCGCCCGACTACCCGGATAGCTTAAAAAGGGGTCGGGGTTTAGGAGCAACCCCTATCCAAACAAAAACCCCCAGACGAGAAAGAAGCAGATCGCGAACCTCTGCCACCAACGAAGGAGGACGACGCCTTGACGCCACTCATACACCAGCATCGCCGCGAAGAGAGCGAGAAGCAGAGCTCCGACCCAATCGGACATTGATCTCTCCCCGGGCGGCGTCACCCACCGACATAGAGGGCGACCGCTTCTGTGCCCTCAAGTCTAGCGCGAGGGCCGTAAAGAGGCAACCGCCGTCCGATGAGGCCGCCGGTTCGTCTCCATCCGCTACCGTCCCATCGCTCCCTCAGGCTTTTAGCGATGAGGATATGGACCGTTTTGTCGATATCGCCGCCCCACCACCGGCAGGGGGGGCCGACCTTTCGCTATGTCCTCTGCAATTAGTGAAATATATGGCCTGGTGGGGAGGGGCGTCGCGCGGGCCTGCTTTTTCCGCGATTTTCCGCGATTTTCCGCGATTTTCCGAATATTTGAATCTCCGCTAGTTTTCGCTAATTTCCTCGAATTTCCGAATTTAAAATTTCCGCGAATTTCCGGGATTTTCC includes:
- a CDS encoding DUF935 family protein, which codes for MTNVVELKESASGGAKPEAEEIATAGRDITRGFVGRILSNPDEVLSREAAGRGYDLYDEMEDKDPQIASLLQTRRLGVMSKEREIVPASQSQRDIEIADFVRLALAEVPRFDEDLNSLLDAVPKGFSVSEILWEAQGGRVAISDIRSRKQDRFVFGPGGELRLLTTESSYEGIALPPRKFIVHRHGGRYENPYGEAVLKSVYWHWWFKKNVIKFWVIFAEKFGMPTAIGKYPEGTKSDKQDELLSACEAIQTDSAVVIPQGMVIELLEATRSGSVDTYQEFCEYLDSQVAKAILGQTLTSGEGRHGTQALGMVHAHVRQDILEADAASLEATVNEQLIPWLVDFNFTGISEYPRLKIHAEEIGDLQALSERDERLIRIGLPVSSRYFYERYRIPPPAEGEALVTPPPSPQGGSEREPAPHEGTGASLAERPPKRQRAIYDYREGEP
- a CDS encoding transposase — encoded protein: MESTARPRRKSPRLEGFDYSESRCYFVTTCTFRRRRAFTDARLNQTLLAHLHEQAKIHGVVLHAWCLMTDHLHLLVEMPGDGLSLSEWVGRFKGHTSRRVRAMGFRGWLWQGRFHEHILRREESIERLAEYIVHNPVRKGLVETWVEYPWAGMGIEDIKV